DNA from Bordetella genomosp. 13:
TGCGATGCCGAACACCATGCCGGTGGGCGACACGTACTCGCGCACTACGGTGCCGGAGGGCAGATGGGTTTCGACGACGTCGTACGGCGCGGCTGACGCGGCCAGGGCGCGAGACTGGCGCCCTTCGGGTTGCAGCGCGGGCCAGGTCGGCGCGCCGCCCAGTTCGGCATGCGCAGGCAATGCGGCGCACGCCAGTGCGGCGGCGAACGCGGCGGCCAGCGAGGCAGCCAGCGCGGCGGCTGGCGCGGCCTTGGCCGATGCACCCGCCGGTAGCGCAGGATGCCGGTTCTTCATGGATATCCCCGAGGCAGGTCGCCGCACGCCCGTGTGCGGCGGGCGGCGCGAGTCCGCACCAAAGTTCGATGGGTGTCGTGACCGCACCGCGAAAGAATATCCCACCGGCGGCGCCATCGTGCAGCCGTGGTGTTACCGCGTGTGGCGATCAGTTCGATGCGTACGCCACGTAAGGCCCCATGCCGCCGCCGGCCGCTGCTGTGGCATTCAGGCCGACGGCAACAGCGCGCTCACCCGTTCGGCGCGCTCCAGCCCCCACACCGTTTGGATCAGCCCGCGCACTTCGTCGGCCGTGGCCGCGCCCGCGTAGGTGCCCAGGCTCAGGGCCTTGTCCTCGATCTCGGGACGGCTGAGCGTGTTGCCGGGATCGCCCTTGGGCTCGTCCACGCGCGCATGCAGTTCGCGGCCGTCGCGCGTGTGCACGGTGACCTTGCCGATCCAGCGCGTGGGGTAGGCGGCGTCGACGTCCGCATCGAGCCGCATCTCGACGCGGTCGCGGAACTCGGCCACCGCGGGATCCTGCAGCGCGGCGTCGAACTCAGCCAGGCCCGCGCGGCCGCCGCGCGCAATCAGCGCCAGCACCGTGCCCATGGAGAACTTCGACTGATGCACCGTGCGCGGATCCGTTACCGGCCCGAGCACGTCGATGGCGCCCTGGTGCACGTGCGCCACCACACGCTCGATGTCGTCGGCGCGCAGTCCGTTGGCGCGCATGGCTTCTTGCAGGGCATCGGCCGCGGGATGGGTGTGGCGGCACGAGGCGTGGTACTTGAAAGACGTCTCCACCAAAGCCCAGCGCTCGCCCAGCCGATCGGTCAGGCGCGCGGGGTCGGCATCGCTGGACATGCCCGCCGCCATGCCCTGCGGCCCTTCGAGTATGCGTTGCGCGCCGGTGAACCCCTCGCGCGCCAGCCACGCCGCCGCCAGTCCGGACGAGGCGGCCTTGGCCGTATGCAGCTGCTTCGAGTCGGCCGCGTCGCGCAGGAATTCCCACAGGCCCGCGGCCTGCGTGCCGGCCGAGCCGAACGCGTGCAGCATCACGTTCGCATCCAGTCCCAGCAGCCGGCCCGCGGCCGCCGCGGCCGCCACCGTGCCCGCCGTGCCGGTGGTGTGGAACACCTTGTAGTGCGAGCGCCCCAGGAACTCGCCGATGCGTATGCCGACCTCGTAGCCGGCCACCGCGGCGGTCAGCAGATCCTTGCCCGAACGGCCCAGCGCCTGCGCCAACGCCAGCACGGGCGGGAACACCACGGCCGCGGGATGGAAGACCGAACCGTTGTGCACGTCGTCCTGTTCGACCACGTGCGCAGCCGCGGCGTTCACCATGGCGGCAAACACCGGCGAGGTGCCGCGCCGCGCGGTCAACATTTCGGACGGGCCGCTCTGCGGGCCCATCGCGACGGCATAGCGTTCGATGGCCTGCACGGGCCGCGTGCGGGCGCCAGCCAGGATGGACGCCAGGCAGTCCAGCAGCAGGTCTTCGGTGCGGCGCAGGACGGCCGGCGGGATCTGTTCGAAGCGCAGGCCGGCGGCAAAAGCCGCCAGCTCGGCGCTGGGATGCGTGGCGCGTGCGGCGGCGGGCGCGGTAGCCGTCATGATGACCTCAGAAGGAGCGGGGCAATCCCAGCACGTGTTCGGCCACGTACGACAGGATCAGGTTGGTGGAGATGGGCGCGACCTGGTACAGGCGCGTTTCGCGGAACTTGCGCTCGACGTCGTATTCGTGCGCGAAGCCGAAGCCGCCATGGAACTGCAGGCAGGCGTTGGCGGCTTCCCACGACGCGTCGGCGGCGAGCAGCTTGGCCATGTTGGCCTGCGTGCCGCAGGACTGGCCCGCATCGAACAGCCGGCAGGCCTCGTAGCGCATCAGGCTGGCCGCCTCGACGTTGATGTACGCGCGCGCGATGGGAAACTGCACGCCCTGGTTCTGGCCGATGGGACGGCCGAACACCACGCGCTCTTTGGCATAGGCGGAGACCTTGTCGACGAACCAGTAGCCGTCGCCGATGCATTCGGCCGCGATCAGGGCGCGCTCGGCATTCAGGCCGTCCAGAATGTAGCGAAAGCCCTTGCCTTCCTCGCCGATGAGGTTCTCGGCGGGGATCTCGAGGTTGTCGAAGAACAGTTCGTTGGTCTCGTGGTTCACCATGTTGGCGATGGGGCGCACCTCCATCCCGCGGCCGATGGCTTCCCGCAGGTCGACGATGAAGATCGACATGCCGTCGGCCTTGCGCTTGACTTCGTCCAGCGGCGTGGTGCGCGCCAGCAGGATCATCAGGTCGGAATGCTGGACGCGCGAGATCCACACCTTCTGGCCGTTGACGACATAGCGATCGCCGCGCCTGACGGCGGTGGTCTTGATGCGCGTGGTGTCGGTGCCGGTGGTGGGCTCGGTGACCCCCATGGACTGCAGACGCAGTTCGCCGCTGGCGATGCGCGGCAAATATTCGCGCTTTTGCGCTTCCGAACCATGGCGCAGCAGCGTGCCCATGTTGTACATCTGGCCGTGGCATGCGCCCGAGTTGCCGCCGCTGCGGTTGATCTCTTCCATGATGACCGAGGCTTCGGTCAGGCCCAGGCCCGAGCCGCCGTACTCTTGCGGAATGAGCGCGGCCAGCCAGCCGGCCTCGGTGAGCGCGCGCACGAATTCCTCGGGATAACCGCGTGCTTCGTCGATCTTGCGGAAGTACTCGGCGGGGAATTGCGCGCACAGGTCGCGCACGGCGCCGCGGATGTCTTCGTAGGCGTGCAGAGAGGTATCGGACATGGGAATGCGTGTGGGGTTCGGCAATCTTCTATGATGGCCCCAGCATGGGCCAGGGCAGGCTGCCACTTTGCCCCATGCCCCCGGGCAATGCCAATTTAGGATTGCCGAATACCGGGTTTTCGATTCCCGAAGAGGAGACCGGCCGCGATGGCTGCGCATTTCGACCTGACCGACCTGCAATTGATCGTCCACATCGGCGACTGGCGCAGCCTGACCCGCGGCGCCGAGAAGTCGCACCTGTCGCTGCCCGCCGCCAGCACGCGTGTGAAGAACCTCGAGGAGTACTTCGGTACGCAGCTGTTGTATCGCTCCAGCCAGGGCGCCACGTTGACGCCCTCGGGCGAGGCGCTGCTGCGCCATGCCCGCACGGTGATGCAGCAGGTGGAGCAGCTGCGCGGCGACATGCAGGAGTACGCGCGGGGCGTGAAAGGGCACGTGCGCGTGCTGGCCAACACCACCGCCATGACCGAGTTCATGCCCGCCGTGCTCAGCCGCTTCCTGGCCACGCACCCCGACGTGAACGTCGAACTGCGCGAGCGCCTGAGTTATCTGGTGGTGCGCGCGGTGGCCGAAGGGTCTGCGGACATCGGCATCGCGGCCACTGGCAATGCGGCGGATTCCAAGCTGCAGTTCATTCCATACCGCAACGACCGCCTCGTGCTGGTCACGGGCGGCGACCATCCGTTGGCGGGAGAGCGCGCGGTGGCCTTCGCCGACACGCTCGACGACGACTACGTCGGGCTGTCGGAAGCCAGCGCGATCCATCCCTTCCTGGTGCAGGCGGCCGCCGCGCTGGGCCGCATTTTCCGCTTCCGCGTCGAGGTCGGCAATTTCGAGGCGGTCTGCCGCATGATCGAAAGCGGCGTGGGCATCGGCGTCATCCCCGAATCGGTGGCGCTGCGCTATGCGCGCTCGCTCGCCATCGCCATCGTGCCGCTCACGGATGCCTGGGCGCTGCGCCGCCTGCACATCTGCGTGAGAGACCTCGAGGCCTTGCCGGCTTTCGCCCGCGACCTGGTGCAGGCATTGATCGACGACGTGCCGCCGACGGAACGCGGCGACGCGTGACGGTTTTTGAGAAATGACGCCGACATCCGCCTGTCAGAGGGCAGACACGTAAATTAGTGTCAAGAAACTGCCAAAGTTGCGTTGCACAATCCGCGCAACCCCGTGGCCTCTCCACGCGGATTCTGGCAGGTGTATATGAGTAAAAGTTTGAATGGTCTGAAGGTAAGCACGGCTCTGACGGCCACGCTCGTCATGTTCGTGGCGCTGTTCGCCATTGCCGCGGTGGCCGCGATCTGGATCCTGCGCGGCGACCAGCGGGCGATCGAACAACTGGGCCGCGTCAACATCGAGCGCGCCAGCGATCTCAGCGATCTCAGCAGCCGGCTCTTCCAGGCCCGGGCCGACCTGGCCGTGGCCAAGACCTACATGGAAGGCGGGCAGGAGGCGCCGCGCGACGAGGCGCTGGCCCGCGCCGGCGCGCTGCTCGAGTCGGCGCGCGCCAGCCGCAAGCGCCTGGCCGACAACCCCGACGGCGACGCAGAGGGTGCGGCGCTGTACAAGGAAGTCATGGACGCCAGCCAGGCGCTGGATGCCGAGGTCATGGGGCCCCTGCACAAGGCCATTTCGGGCTGGAACGGTATCGAGGCCAACAAGCTGGCGGACAACGTCATGCCCAAGGTCGGCGAGCGCTACATCGCGGCTGTCGACAAGTACCAGGGCTACACGCGCGCCGTCGGCCGCACGGCCGTCGAGGACGCGGCCAGCATGCAGGGTCGCGCGATGATCGCGGCGCTGCTGATGGTGGCTGGCGTGATGCTGATCGCGCTGGTGGTGCGGGTCGCGTTCCATCGCGGCATCCTGCGGCCGCTTACCGAGGCCGGCAAGCAGTTCGATCGCATCGCCGACGGCGATCTCACCGGCAAGCTGACGGTGCGCAGCAACAACGAGATCGGCGTGCTGTACGCGGCCATGGGCCGCATGCAGAGCGGCCTGACCGACGCCGTGGCGGCCGTGCGCCACAGCGTCGAAGAGATCCATGCCGGCTCTGGCGAGATCGCCGAGGCGGGCAATGACATGTCCGACCGCAGCTCGCGCCAGGCCGGCGCGCTGCAGGAAGCCGCCGCCAGCCTTACCGAACTGGCGGCCACCGTCACCGGCAATGCGCAGCACGCCAGCACCGCCAACCAGCAGGCGCAAGAGGTCTCGCAACTGGCCCGCCGCGGCGGCGCGGCGGTCGACGAGGCCGTGGGCAGCATGGAAGGCATCGCCACGGCCTCGCGCCGTATCGCCGAGATCGTGGGCGTGGTCGACGGCATCGCCTTCCAGACCAACCTGCTGGCGCTGAACGCCGCGGTGGAGGCCGCGCGCGCCGGCGCCCAGGGCCGCGGCTTCGCGGTGGTGGCGGGCGAGGTCCGCACGCTGGCGCAGCGCAGTGCGCAGGCCGCGCGCGAGATCAAGGAATTGATCGACGATGCCAGCGAACGCGTGAGCGCGGGCGTGCGCCAGGTGGGCAACGCCGGCCAGACCATGAAGCAGGTGGTCGAGTCGGTGGACCGCATCACGGGCATCGTGGCCGGCATCTCCGACGCCAGCGCGCAGCAGGCCGAAGGCGTGGCCGCCGTGAACCAGGCGGTGGCCGAGATCGAGCGCAACACGCAGGAGAACGCCGCGATGGTCGAAGAGACCGCGGCCGCCGTGGCCTCGCTGGCGGAACAGGCCATCGTGCTGCGCCAGGCCGTGTCGGTGTTCACGCTGGAGCAGGATGCGGCGGCCGACGAGGCGCCGCGTGCCGGGGCGCCCGCCGCGGTCTACGCCGGGGCCGCGCCGCGCCTGGGCGTGCAGCCGAAGTACCTGCCGGCCTGATCCCGAAGCGTCAGTCGCGCCGCAGGCGCTGGCCGATGCGGATGGCCGGGTAGTCCTCGATCATCAGATTGGTAAGGCCCTGCTTGACGCGATGCTTGACCTGCGCGGCCGCCGACGCGATGTCCTGCGGCCGCGTATCGTCGCACAGCGCCGGCCGCACCATCAGCGCGCCCACGCCCAGCGTGACGAATGGAAAGAAGCGGGGCACGCCGTAGCGGTCCTCCGTCTCGATGCCGCCGCTGCGGCGGCCCGCCTCGTCGTACAAGACGCGGGCCCGTTCGTTGAACTCGCCGATGAGGCGTTCCAGGCGTTCGCGCCAATCCCGGCTGCGCAGCAGCACCACGAAGTCGTCGCCGCCCACGTGGCCCACGAAATCGCGCTGGGCATGGCAGTGGCGCTTGATGACCTCCGCGCACAGCTGGATCATGTCGTCGCCGCGCCAGTAGCCATACACGTCGTTGAACGGCTTGAAATTGTCCAGGTCGCAATAGCCGACCACGAAGTCCTCATCGCCGGTCAGCAGCGTGCCGATGTGCCGGCTGATGGGAATGTTGCCGGGCAGGGCGGTCAGCGGATTGGCGTAGCGCGCCGCTTCCAGCCGGATCTCGGTGACCGAGCGCACCAGCGCCTCGCCGGTGCCCAGTCCCGCGTAGCGGCCGTGGCGCGTCAGGATGAAGCCGTCGCGCAGATAGCGCTGGTCTTCCGAGATCAGCACCGGCGCCAGGCGGTCGATGGCGGTGTCCAGGTCCACCAGCAGCGGCTCGGGATTCATGAAGGTCGAGCAGGGGTCGCGGCCGAACAGTTCCCGCGTATAGCGGATGGCGTACTGCTCGGAGAAATCGCGCCGGTTGATCAGCCCGATGGGATAGCCCTCGGCGTCGAGCACCGCCACGGCATGCAGATCGGCGCGCTCCAGGAACAGCCGATGCACGTCGTCATTGGTATGGCCCTCGCGACGCACCGCCGGCGCCTGCACGCTGAGGCTGGCCACGGTGTCGTAGGTGCCCGCCAGGCGCGGCGCGGGGCGGCGCAGGTTCAGCACCGCCTGCACCGGTTCGGGCAATTCGGTCAACGGCTCGGTGGCGGGCCTGCCCAGCAGCCAGCCCTGCGCATAGCGGATGCCGAGGTCGCGCACCACCGACAGGTCTTCGGCTGTCTCGATGCCTTCGGCCAGCACGGGCGTGCCCAGGCACTGGGCGGCGTTCAGCACGCAGCGCACCAATTGCTGGCGCGAGGCGTCGCCGCTGATGCCGTGGAAGAAATAGCGGTCGATCTTGATCAGGTCCGGCCGCAGTTCCGACCACAGGCGCAGGCTGGCATGGCCCACGCCATAGTCGTCCAGCGCGATGCGCATGCCGCGTTCGCGCAGGCAGCTCAACGCCTGCGTGAGGGCATGCATGTCGTCGTGGGCGGGGTCGTATTCGGCCAGCTCGATGATGACGTTGCCGGCAGGCACGCCGCTGTCGCCCAGCAGCACTTCGGGCAGCGCGCGGCCGCAGGCCTGCCAGTGTTGCAGCACGCCGCCCGCCGACAGGTTGAGGAACAGCTTGCCGCGCAGGCCGCTGGCCGCGTAGCGCAGCAGGCCGGCCCGCAGGCAGGCCATCTCGACTTCGCGGTAGCGGCCCTGCGCGCGCGCGGCCGCCAGCAGGGCGTCGGGCAGGTGCAGGGAATGGTCCGCGGGGCCGCGGATGAGGCTTTCGTAGCCATGGATGCGGCCGTGGAACAGGTCGGCCACCGGCTGGTAGTGCGGGGTCAGCAGCCCCTGCCGCAGGATCTCGTCCAGATCCTCGTTGCGGCTGGTACTGGCAGGGGGATGTTGCATGGGTCTTGCGGGCCTTGACAGATGTCGCGGGCAACATGGTGGCGTGCCTTTGTGTCCATAGTGTGGCCGTGAGGCTGTCCGTGTTCCTGCTTATACAATTCGTCCATGAATGCCTCATCCGATTCCGTCACATCCCGCCGGGTGGTGCTGGCCTCCGGCAATCCCGGCAAGCTGCGCGAGTTCGCCGCGCTGTTCGCTCCGCTGGGCATCGAACTGGTGCCGCAAGGCGAACTGGGCGTGTCCGAGGCCGAC
Protein-coding regions in this window:
- a CDS encoding MmgE/PrpD family protein; protein product: MTATAPAAARATHPSAELAAFAAGLRFEQIPPAVLRRTEDLLLDCLASILAGARTRPVQAIERYAVAMGPQSGPSEMLTARRGTSPVFAAMVNAAAAHVVEQDDVHNGSVFHPAAVVFPPVLALAQALGRSGKDLLTAAVAGYEVGIRIGEFLGRSHYKVFHTTGTAGTVAAAAAAGRLLGLDANVMLHAFGSAGTQAAGLWEFLRDAADSKQLHTAKAASSGLAAAWLAREGFTGAQRILEGPQGMAAGMSSDADPARLTDRLGERWALVETSFKYHASCRHTHPAADALQEAMRANGLRADDIERVVAHVHQGAIDVLGPVTDPRTVHQSKFSMGTVLALIARGGRAGLAEFDAALQDPAVAEFRDRVEMRLDADVDAAYPTRWIGKVTVHTRDGRELHARVDEPKGDPGNTLSRPEIEDKALSLGTYAGAATADEVRGLIQTVWGLERAERVSALLPSA
- a CDS encoding EAL domain-containing protein, producing the protein MQHPPASTSRNEDLDEILRQGLLTPHYQPVADLFHGRIHGYESLIRGPADHSLHLPDALLAAARAQGRYREVEMACLRAGLLRYAASGLRGKLFLNLSAGGVLQHWQACGRALPEVLLGDSGVPAGNVIIELAEYDPAHDDMHALTQALSCLRERGMRIALDDYGVGHASLRLWSELRPDLIKIDRYFFHGISGDASRQQLVRCVLNAAQCLGTPVLAEGIETAEDLSVVRDLGIRYAQGWLLGRPATEPLTELPEPVQAVLNLRRPAPRLAGTYDTVASLSVQAPAVRREGHTNDDVHRLFLERADLHAVAVLDAEGYPIGLINRRDFSEQYAIRYTRELFGRDPCSTFMNPEPLLVDLDTAIDRLAPVLISEDQRYLRDGFILTRHGRYAGLGTGEALVRSVTEIRLEAARYANPLTALPGNIPISRHIGTLLTGDEDFVVGYCDLDNFKPFNDVYGYWRGDDMIQLCAEVIKRHCHAQRDFVGHVGGDDFVVLLRSRDWRERLERLIGEFNERARVLYDEAGRRSGGIETEDRYGVPRFFPFVTLGVGALMVRPALCDDTRPQDIASAAAQVKHRVKQGLTNLMIEDYPAIRIGQRLRRD
- a CDS encoding acyl-CoA dehydrogenase family protein; the encoded protein is MSDTSLHAYEDIRGAVRDLCAQFPAEYFRKIDEARGYPEEFVRALTEAGWLAALIPQEYGGSGLGLTEASVIMEEINRSGGNSGACHGQMYNMGTLLRHGSEAQKREYLPRIASGELRLQSMGVTEPTTGTDTTRIKTTAVRRGDRYVVNGQKVWISRVQHSDLMILLARTTPLDEVKRKADGMSIFIVDLREAIGRGMEVRPIANMVNHETNELFFDNLEIPAENLIGEEGKGFRYILDGLNAERALIAAECIGDGYWFVDKVSAYAKERVVFGRPIGQNQGVQFPIARAYINVEAASLMRYEACRLFDAGQSCGTQANMAKLLAADASWEAANACLQFHGGFGFAHEYDVERKFRETRLYQVAPISTNLILSYVAEHVLGLPRSF
- a CDS encoding DUF2844 domain-containing protein → MKNRHPALPAGASAKAAPAAALAASLAAAFAAALACAALPAHAELGGAPTWPALQPEGRQSRALAASAAPYDVVETHLPSGTVVREYVSPTGMVFGIAWEGPEMAPLNTLLGAYFPTYRQALDARRAARHGGAPGPVEIDQAGLVVQSGGHMGSFSGRAYLPDAIPQGADAAAIR
- a CDS encoding LysR family transcriptional regulator, whose amino-acid sequence is MAAHFDLTDLQLIVHIGDWRSLTRGAEKSHLSLPAASTRVKNLEEYFGTQLLYRSSQGATLTPSGEALLRHARTVMQQVEQLRGDMQEYARGVKGHVRVLANTTAMTEFMPAVLSRFLATHPDVNVELRERLSYLVVRAVAEGSADIGIAATGNAADSKLQFIPYRNDRLVLVTGGDHPLAGERAVAFADTLDDDYVGLSEASAIHPFLVQAAAALGRIFRFRVEVGNFEAVCRMIESGVGIGVIPESVALRYARSLAIAIVPLTDAWALRRLHICVRDLEALPAFARDLVQALIDDVPPTERGDA
- a CDS encoding methyl-accepting chemotaxis protein — translated: MSKSLNGLKVSTALTATLVMFVALFAIAAVAAIWILRGDQRAIEQLGRVNIERASDLSDLSSRLFQARADLAVAKTYMEGGQEAPRDEALARAGALLESARASRKRLADNPDGDAEGAALYKEVMDASQALDAEVMGPLHKAISGWNGIEANKLADNVMPKVGERYIAAVDKYQGYTRAVGRTAVEDAASMQGRAMIAALLMVAGVMLIALVVRVAFHRGILRPLTEAGKQFDRIADGDLTGKLTVRSNNEIGVLYAAMGRMQSGLTDAVAAVRHSVEEIHAGSGEIAEAGNDMSDRSSRQAGALQEAAASLTELAATVTGNAQHASTANQQAQEVSQLARRGGAAVDEAVGSMEGIATASRRIAEIVGVVDGIAFQTNLLALNAAVEAARAGAQGRGFAVVAGEVRTLAQRSAQAAREIKELIDDASERVSAGVRQVGNAGQTMKQVVESVDRITGIVAGISDASAQQAEGVAAVNQAVAEIERNTQENAAMVEETAAAVASLAEQAIVLRQAVSVFTLEQDAAADEAPRAGAPAAVYAGAAPRLGVQPKYLPA